A window from Capricornis sumatraensis isolate serow.1 chromosome 5, serow.2, whole genome shotgun sequence encodes these proteins:
- the LOC138080138 gene encoding olfactory receptor-like protein OLF3 yields the protein MGTDNQTWVREFILLGLSSDWDTQVSLFVLFSVTYLLTLLGNVLIVLLIRLDSRLHTPMYFFLTNLSLVDVSYATSIVPQMLVHFLAGHKGIPYVSCAAQLFFSLGLGGVEFVLLAVMAYDRYVAVCDPLRYSVIMHGGLCARLAVTSWVSGSVNSLVQTTITFQLPMCTNKYIDHISCEILAVVRLACVDTSSNEVAIMVSSIVLLMTPFCLVLLSYIRIVSTILKIQSTEGRKKAFCTCASHLTVVVLCYGMTIFTYIQPNPSPSVLQEKLISVFYAILMPVLNPMIYSLRNKEVKGAWQKLLGQLSGLTSKVAT from the coding sequence ATGGGAACAGATAACCAGACTTGGGTGAGAGAATTCATTCTCCTCGGCTTGTCCAGTGACTGGGACACCCAGGTCTCTCTCTTCGTCCTGTTCTCAGTCACTTACCTGCTGACCCTGCTGGGGAATGTCCTTATTGTTCTTCTGATCAGACTGGACAGCCGACTCCACACTCCCATGTATTTCTTTCTCACCAACCTCTCCCTTGTTGATGTCTCCTATGCCACAAGCATTGTTCCTCAGATGCTGGTGCATTTTCTTGCGGGACATAAAGGGATCCCGTACGTGAGCTGTGCAGCCCAGTTATTCTTCTCCCTGGGCCTGGGTGGGGTTGAGTTTGTTCTCCTGgccgtgatggcctatgaccgctatgtggctGTGTGCGACCCCCTGAGATACTCGGTCATCATGCATGGAGGGCTCTGTGCTAGGCTGGCCGTCACATCCTGGGTCAGTGGCTCTGTCAACTCTCTCGTGCAGACCACCATCACCTTTCAGTTGCCCATGTGCACGAACAAGTATATTGATCACATATCCTGTGAAATCCTAGCTGTGGTCAGGCTGGCCTGTGTGGACACCTCCTCCAACGAGGTGGCCATCATGGTGTCTAGCATTGTCTTGCTGATGACACCTTTCTGCCTGGTCCTCCTGTCCTACATCAGGATCGTCTCCACCATCCTAAAGATCCAGTCCACAGAGGGGAGAAAGAAAGCCTTCTGCACCTGCGCCTCTCACCTCACAGTGGTTGTCCTGTGCTACGGCATGACCATTTTCACTTACATCCAGCCCAATCCCAGCCCTTCTGTGCTTCAGGAGAAGCTGATCTCTGTCTTCTATGCCATTTTGATGCCTGTACTGAACCCCATGATTTACAGTCTAAGGAATAAGGAGGTGAAGGGGGCCTGGCAGAAGCTTCTAGGACAATTATCTGGATTAACGTCAAAAGTGGCGACTTGA